From the Streptomyces sp. Tu 2975 genome, one window contains:
- a CDS encoding sigma-70 family RNA polymerase sigma factor, which produces MFRVDNSIATDRFDTGRFEAGRNRLASLAYRLLGSAADAEDAVQEAFLHWQAADRQRIKVPEAWLTKVVTNLCLDRLRSAQARRERTAGAWLPEPLLDGDPMLGPADTFEQRESVSLAVLTLMERLSPLERAVYVLREAFSYGHAEIAEILGVTESASQQHLHRARRRITAARRRGGEVDPASARRIVEEFLAAASSGRTERLVALLTDDATAVSDGAGLAKTLLRFDTPQRIAAIARAGFRPTPAKRRLAGGTPAVHYALVNGAPAVLFVLVDQVVGSVTFDITNGRIATVRGIAAPARLVRLTEAWRQHEPDTPLISRW; this is translated from the coding sequence GTGTTTCGCGTGGACAACAGCATTGCCACTGATCGCTTCGACACCGGTCGGTTCGAGGCCGGCCGGAACAGACTGGCCTCGCTGGCGTACCGGCTGCTGGGCTCCGCGGCCGATGCCGAAGACGCCGTGCAGGAAGCGTTCCTGCACTGGCAGGCCGCCGACCGGCAGCGGATCAAGGTGCCGGAAGCATGGCTCACCAAGGTCGTCACCAACCTGTGCCTCGACCGGCTCCGCTCGGCACAGGCCCGCCGCGAACGCACCGCCGGCGCATGGCTGCCCGAACCGCTCCTCGACGGCGACCCGATGCTCGGCCCGGCCGACACGTTCGAGCAGCGTGAATCGGTCTCCCTGGCCGTGCTGACCCTCATGGAGCGCCTGTCACCCCTCGAGCGGGCCGTCTACGTCCTGCGCGAAGCGTTCTCCTACGGCCACGCCGAGATCGCCGAGATCCTCGGCGTCACCGAGTCCGCGAGCCAGCAACACCTCCACCGGGCCCGGCGCCGCATCACGGCCGCGCGCCGCCGCGGCGGCGAGGTCGACCCGGCATCCGCCCGCAGGATCGTCGAGGAATTCCTCGCCGCTGCCTCCTCGGGTCGCACCGAGCGGCTGGTGGCGCTGCTCACCGACGACGCGACGGCGGTCTCCGACGGCGCCGGCCTGGCCAAGACGCTGCTGCGGTTCGACACCCCGCAGCGCATCGCCGCCATCGCCCGGGCCGGCTTCAGACCGACGCCCGCGAAACGGCGCCTTGCCGGCGGCACGCCCGCAGTGCACTACGCGCTCGTCAACGGCGCCCCCGCCGTTCTCTTCGTGCTCGTCGACCAGGTCGTCGGTTCCGTGACGTTCGACATCACCAACGGCAGGATCGCAACCGTCCGCGGTATCGCCGCACCCGCCCGCCTTGTCCGCCTCACGGAAGCCTGGCGGCAGCACGAACCGGACACGCCGCTCATCTCCCGGTGGTGA
- a CDS encoding FAD-dependent oxidoreductase, with product MKHRIVVLGAGYAGAFVAGNLARRLSPADAEITVVNAEPDFVQRLRLHQLAAGREIKVPKLADVFAGTGIRLRLARVTAIDPERQVVTVADAEGGGELDYDTLLYALGSHVADHGVAGVAEHAFDVTGRPSALRLRERLDSLGRRGEGGRVLVVGEGLTGIETATEIAESRPGLSVTLVAHGELGAQLSAGARSHLRRACDRLDITVVEHTGVEAVEATRVLCSDGTVLASDATVWTAGFAVHPIAATSGLEVTESGLIVVDRTMRSVSHPNVYAAGDGAYAVGDNGRPLPMSCASAGSTGRQATAAIVGRLTGRTVANVKLFYVGNHISLGRRDAILQMVDDEAQAKPKYVGGRKAARIKAGIVKMSLWGVSHPTFGMPRRKRRLAAAPVASAGHRVAA from the coding sequence ATGAAGCACCGCATCGTCGTCCTCGGCGCCGGCTACGCCGGGGCCTTCGTGGCCGGGAACCTGGCCCGCAGGCTGTCCCCGGCGGACGCAGAGATCACCGTGGTCAACGCTGAGCCGGACTTCGTCCAGCGGCTGCGGCTGCACCAGCTCGCGGCGGGCCGGGAGATCAAGGTTCCGAAGCTCGCCGACGTCTTCGCGGGCACGGGGATACGGCTGCGCCTGGCCCGTGTCACCGCCATCGACCCCGAGCGCCAGGTCGTCACCGTGGCGGACGCCGAGGGAGGCGGCGAACTCGATTACGACACGCTTCTCTACGCGCTCGGCAGCCACGTTGCCGACCACGGCGTCGCCGGCGTGGCCGAGCACGCCTTCGACGTCACCGGCCGGCCCTCGGCGCTGCGACTGCGCGAGCGACTGGACAGCCTGGGCAGGCGGGGCGAAGGCGGGAGGGTGCTGGTTGTCGGCGAGGGGCTGACCGGCATCGAGACGGCCACCGAGATCGCCGAATCCCGGCCCGGCCTGTCGGTGACGCTGGTCGCCCACGGCGAGCTGGGCGCACAGCTCTCGGCCGGAGCCCGCAGCCACCTGCGCCGGGCCTGCGACCGGTTGGACATCACCGTCGTGGAGCACACCGGCGTCGAAGCCGTCGAAGCGACGCGGGTGCTGTGCTCCGACGGCACCGTCCTGGCGTCCGACGCGACCGTGTGGACGGCCGGGTTCGCGGTCCACCCCATCGCGGCCACCAGCGGGCTGGAGGTCACGGAGAGCGGTCTGATCGTCGTCGATCGCACCATGCGGTCGGTCTCGCACCCGAACGTGTACGCGGCCGGCGACGGCGCCTACGCCGTCGGCGACAACGGCCGGCCGCTGCCGATGTCCTGTGCTTCGGCCGGCTCCACCGGCCGGCAGGCCACGGCGGCGATCGTCGGGCGCCTGACCGGCCGCACGGTCGCGAACGTCAAGCTGTTCTACGTGGGCAACCACATCAGCCTCGGCAGGCGGGACGCGATCCTGCAGATGGTCGACGACGAAGCGCAGGCGAAGCCGAAGTACGTGGGCGGCCGGAAGGCCGCGCGGATCAAGGCGGGGATCGTCAAAATGTCTCTGTGGGGCGTCTCGCACCCGACCTTCGGCATGCCCCGACGCAAGCGCCGCCTGGCCGCCGCGCCGGTTGCGTCCGCCGGGCACCGCGTAGCCGCCTAG
- a CDS encoding protein phosphatase 2C domain-containing protein, producing MSENESCVRCGGIVAPDGHCWECGHAQPAFRSHVEVTAPDGAAGVSDRGKRRGVNADAMALTRRGDWTIGVVCDGVSMSPRSERAAQVAAEVGAQALAARLPVGVLPETALREAAARAAQAVAALAGPADTDVAPACTFVAGAAGPAGIWSASIGDSRAYWLPDEGTGMTLTEDDIGEHDALAAWLGADAEDTQARIRSYRPSVPGRLLLCTDGLWRYLPDAESLRDALARLPRASAERVDLLPHVRELVRHALDAGGHDNITALLVPVDASAPPGPSAR from the coding sequence ATGAGCGAGAACGAGAGCTGCGTCCGGTGCGGCGGGATCGTCGCACCGGACGGCCACTGCTGGGAGTGCGGCCACGCACAGCCGGCCTTCCGGTCGCACGTCGAGGTCACGGCCCCGGACGGCGCGGCGGGCGTCAGCGACCGCGGCAAGCGGCGCGGCGTCAACGCGGACGCCATGGCCCTGACCCGGCGCGGCGACTGGACGATCGGCGTCGTCTGTGACGGTGTCTCCATGTCACCCCGGTCGGAGCGCGCCGCACAGGTCGCGGCCGAGGTGGGGGCACAGGCGCTGGCGGCGCGGCTGCCGGTGGGCGTGCTGCCGGAGACAGCACTCCGCGAAGCCGCGGCCCGAGCCGCACAGGCGGTGGCCGCCCTGGCCGGCCCCGCGGACACGGACGTGGCACCGGCCTGCACGTTCGTCGCGGGCGCGGCCGGCCCGGCGGGAATCTGGAGCGCGTCGATCGGCGACAGCCGGGCCTACTGGCTACCGGACGAGGGCACCGGCATGACGCTCACCGAGGACGACATCGGGGAACACGACGCCCTCGCCGCTTGGCTGGGCGCGGACGCGGAGGACACCCAAGCACGTATCCGGAGCTACCGGCCCTCCGTGCCCGGTCGCCTGCTGCTCTGCACGGACGGGCTGTGGCGCTACCTGCCCGACGCCGAATCCCTGCGGGACGCGCTCGCCCGCCTGCCCCGGGCGTCGGCCGAAAGGGTCGATCTGCTGCCGCACGTACGGGAGTTGGTCCGCCACGCACTGGACGCGGGCGGTCACGACAACATCACCGCCCTGCTCGTCCCCGTCGACGCGTCCGCTCCTCCGGGCCCGTCCGCCCGGTGA
- a CDS encoding glyoxalase produces METIEYVTLEVADPTAAESFYTTAFGLGTQLRLRASEAPTTGFRGFTLSLVVSQPADVDALVDAAVEAGAATLKPASKSLWGYGGVVQAPDGTIWQIASSSKKDTGPATRQIDEIVLLLGIEDVKAGKQFYVDHGLAVAKSFGSKYVEFATGSGPVKLALYKRRGLAKVAGVSPDGTGSHRLVIGGDAGSFTDPDGFAWEAAASAPTP; encoded by the coding sequence ATGGAAACCATCGAGTACGTCACCCTCGAGGTGGCCGACCCCACGGCCGCCGAAAGCTTCTACACCACCGCGTTCGGGCTGGGCACGCAGCTGCGCCTGCGTGCCTCGGAGGCACCGACGACCGGCTTCCGCGGGTTCACGCTGTCGCTCGTGGTGTCCCAGCCGGCCGACGTCGATGCTCTCGTCGACGCCGCCGTGGAGGCCGGCGCCGCGACGCTGAAGCCCGCAAGCAAGTCGCTCTGGGGCTACGGGGGCGTCGTACAGGCCCCGGACGGGACGATCTGGCAGATCGCGTCGTCGTCGAAGAAGGACACCGGCCCGGCCACCCGGCAGATCGACGAGATCGTGCTCCTGCTCGGCATCGAGGACGTGAAGGCCGGCAAGCAGTTCTACGTCGACCACGGCCTCGCCGTGGCCAAGAGCTTCGGCAGCAAGTACGTCGAGTTCGCCACCGGGTCGGGCCCCGTCAAGCTGGCGCTGTACAAGCGACGTGGCCTGGCCAAGGTGGCCGGAGTCTCGCCCGACGGGACGGGATCGCACCGGCTCGTGATCGGCGGCGACGCCGGATCCTTCACCGACCCCGACGGATTCGCGTGGGAGGCCGCAGCGTCCGCGCCCACGCCCTGA
- a CDS encoding AraC family transcriptional regulator — MCRPAWARALTAAQRLSDLARLRRVRDRIDREYAQPLNVEALARGANLSTGHLSRQFRLVYGESPYAYVTRRRTERAMVLLSHGDLSVTEICSAVGCPSLGTFRTRFTELVGMPPTDYRRRATGAMEGMPPLVARQSTRPVRNQEAPVAEPELA; from the coding sequence ATGTGTCGTCCCGCATGGGCGCGCGCACTCACCGCGGCGCAGCGCCTGAGCGACCTCGCACGACTGCGTCGCGTACGTGACCGGATCGACCGGGAGTACGCGCAGCCGCTGAACGTCGAGGCGCTGGCCCGCGGCGCGAACCTGTCCACCGGGCACCTCAGCCGTCAGTTCCGGCTGGTGTACGGCGAGTCGCCGTACGCCTACGTGACGAGACGCCGCACCGAGCGCGCCATGGTGCTGCTGAGCCATGGCGACCTCAGCGTCACCGAGATCTGTTCCGCGGTCGGCTGCCCATCGCTCGGGACGTTCCGCACCCGCTTCACCGAACTGGTCGGCATGCCGCCCACCGACTACCGGCGCCGTGCGACGGGCGCCATGGAGGGAATGCCGCCGCTCGTGGCGAGGCAGTCGACAAGACCGGTCAGGAATCAAGAAGCGCCGGTCGCAGAGCCGGAACTAGCGTGA
- a CDS encoding VOC family protein, translating into MDITIHTSFLPHDDPDASLAFYRDALGFEVRSDVGQGKMRWITVGPVGQPGTSILLAPPAADPGVTEEERRTITEMMAKGTYGWILLATPDLDGTFEKVQAGDAEVVQEPTEQPYGIRDCAFRDPAGNLIRIQELR; encoded by the coding sequence ATGGACATCACCATTCACACGAGCTTCCTCCCCCACGACGACCCGGACGCGTCCCTGGCCTTCTACCGCGACGCACTCGGCTTCGAGGTCCGCAGCGACGTCGGACAGGGCAAGATGCGATGGATCACCGTCGGCCCCGTCGGTCAGCCCGGCACGTCCATCCTCCTGGCGCCGCCGGCCGCCGACCCGGGGGTCACCGAGGAGGAGCGCCGCACCATCACCGAGATGATGGCCAAGGGCACCTACGGCTGGATCCTGCTGGCCACCCCGGACCTCGACGGCACGTTCGAGAAGGTGCAGGCCGGCGACGCCGAGGTCGTCCAGGAGCCGACCGAGCAGCCGTACGGCATCCGCGACTGCGCCTTCCGCGACCCGGCGGGCAACCTGATCCGCATCCAGGAACTGCGCTGA
- a CDS encoding helix-turn-helix domain-containing protein — translation MTLDRQRARLTEWTPEEGCVVPPGSDPHRVAVLALDGVMTFELGIPARIFGTARGADGSALYAVDVCTPDGRPVRTEAGFSIDVQHGAEALERADTVVVAATHRLGVIGEQGVLPEPVAAALARIRPGTRTVSICTGAFVLAAAGLLDGRPATTHWAEAEHFRRLFPRVLFDEDVLFVDDGDLLTSAGAAAGVDVCLHLVRRDHGSALANQVARRCIVPPWRDGGQAQYIERPVPAPTAATTAPTRAWALERLHRPLTLGELAGHAGMSVRTFTRRFRDEAGLTPGQWLTAQRVEFAKQLLETSDLSIDLVADRAGFGSANSLRQHMRELVGVPPAAYRRTFHASAGVTTARRGAAGPGAFAVVGG, via the coding sequence ATGACCCTCGACAGGCAGCGCGCCCGGCTCACGGAATGGACCCCCGAGGAGGGCTGCGTCGTGCCGCCCGGTTCCGACCCGCACCGGGTCGCCGTGCTCGCCCTCGACGGCGTAATGACCTTCGAACTGGGTATTCCCGCCCGTATCTTCGGCACCGCCCGCGGCGCGGACGGCTCGGCGCTGTACGCGGTGGACGTCTGCACCCCCGACGGCCGTCCCGTGCGCACCGAAGCCGGTTTCTCCATCGACGTCCAGCACGGTGCCGAGGCACTGGAACGCGCGGACACCGTGGTCGTGGCCGCCACACACCGCCTCGGCGTCATCGGCGAGCAGGGCGTGCTGCCCGAGCCGGTGGCGGCCGCCCTCGCCAGGATCCGGCCCGGTACCCGGACCGTGTCGATCTGCACCGGCGCCTTCGTGCTCGCCGCGGCCGGGCTGCTCGACGGCCGCCCGGCCACCACCCACTGGGCGGAGGCGGAGCACTTCCGGCGCCTGTTCCCGCGTGTCCTGTTCGACGAGGACGTGCTCTTCGTGGACGACGGCGATCTGCTGACCTCCGCCGGTGCGGCGGCCGGCGTCGACGTCTGCCTGCACCTCGTGCGCCGTGACCACGGCAGCGCGCTCGCCAATCAGGTGGCCCGGCGCTGCATCGTCCCACCCTGGCGGGACGGCGGTCAGGCCCAGTACATCGAGCGCCCGGTGCCCGCCCCCACGGCCGCCACCACCGCGCCCACCCGCGCCTGGGCGCTCGAGCGCCTGCACCGGCCGTTGACGCTGGGGGAGCTGGCGGGACACGCCGGGATGAGTGTGCGGACCTTCACCCGGCGGTTCCGTGACGAGGCCGGCCTCACTCCCGGTCAGTGGCTCACCGCCCAACGGGTCGAATTCGCGAAACAGTTGCTGGAGACCAGCGACCTGTCCATCGACCTGGTGGCAGACCGGGCCGGGTTCGGTAGTGCCAACTCCCTGCGCCAGCACATGCGGGAACTCGTCGGTGTCCCGCCCGCCGCGTACCGCCGCACCTTCCACGCCTCGGCGGGCGTCACGACGGCCCGGCGCGGCGCCGCCGGGCCGGGAGCGTTCGCGGTCGTCGGCGGCTGA
- a CDS encoding NADP-dependent oxidoreductase has translation MNGTTMRAITVPSWGGPETLTPAEVPRPVPGPTEILVRVHAAGVNPVDWKTRATGGFGMHGEPPVLGYDVSGVVEQVGPGVTLYRPGDEVFGMPEFPRQAGGYAEYVTGPARHFAPKPAKLGHVEAAALPLAGLTAWQALVETAGLTGGQRVLIHAAAGGVGHLAVQIASARGAHVVGTAREDKHALLKELGADEVIDYTRQDFVTALGRTVDVVLDSIGGDYGPRSLAVLRDGGTLVTLPSPDEVPADAGRGVRTGFTLVEPDSTGMRALAGLVEAGLLRPVVETVLPLERAADAHRLGEAGRTRGKIVLSVRED, from the coding sequence ATGAACGGCACCACGATGCGCGCGATCACCGTTCCCTCCTGGGGAGGGCCCGAGACCCTGACCCCCGCCGAGGTGCCCCGGCCGGTGCCGGGCCCGACCGAGATCCTGGTCAGGGTGCACGCCGCCGGGGTGAACCCGGTCGACTGGAAGACCCGGGCGACGGGTGGCTTCGGGATGCACGGCGAGCCACCGGTGCTGGGGTACGACGTGTCGGGTGTCGTCGAGCAGGTGGGGCCCGGCGTCACGCTGTACCGGCCGGGCGACGAGGTCTTCGGCATGCCCGAGTTCCCGCGGCAGGCCGGCGGCTATGCCGAGTACGTCACGGGCCCGGCCCGGCATTTCGCCCCGAAGCCCGCGAAGCTCGGCCACGTCGAGGCGGCCGCACTGCCGCTGGCGGGGCTGACCGCATGGCAGGCGCTGGTGGAGACGGCGGGCCTGACCGGCGGGCAGCGGGTCCTGATCCACGCGGCGGCGGGCGGCGTGGGCCACCTCGCCGTGCAGATCGCCTCGGCACGCGGCGCGCACGTCGTCGGCACCGCCCGTGAGGACAAGCACGCGCTGCTCAAGGAACTCGGCGCCGACGAGGTCATCGACTACACCCGCCAGGACTTCGTGACGGCTCTGGGCAGGACCGTCGACGTCGTGCTGGACTCGATCGGAGGGGACTACGGGCCGCGGTCGCTCGCGGTGCTGCGGGACGGCGGCACACTCGTCACCCTGCCGTCCCCCGACGAGGTGCCCGCCGACGCGGGGCGGGGTGTCCGCACCGGCTTCACGCTGGTGGAACCCGACTCCACGGGCATGCGGGCACTGGCCGGACTCGTCGAGGCGGGGCTGCTGCGTCCGGTGGTGGAGACCGTGCTGCCGTTGGAGCGGGCCGCGGACGCCCACCGGCTCGGCGAGGCCGGCCGCACGCGGGGCAAGATCGTCCTCTCGGTCCGCGAGGACTGA
- a CDS encoding DUF2809 domain-containing protein — translation MMRRGSGGPVCTRPAAAAAAIVAVVVGLGIRAMAPGSVAKYAGDALYTVLILALVVLVAPRSRPLAAAGAALAFSWAVEFLQLTGAPAELSGRSVVARLVLGSTFNPPDLLWYAVGAVVGGLAHASFARRPGPPCPSASARG, via the coding sequence ATGATGCGTCGTGGAAGCGGCGGACCGGTGTGCACCCGGCCGGCCGCCGCCGCGGCCGCGATCGTGGCGGTCGTGGTGGGGCTCGGGATCAGGGCAATGGCGCCGGGGAGTGTCGCGAAGTACGCGGGGGACGCGCTGTACACCGTCCTGATCCTTGCTCTCGTGGTGCTCGTGGCGCCTCGGTCGCGGCCCCTCGCGGCCGCCGGGGCCGCGCTGGCGTTCAGCTGGGCGGTCGAGTTCCTGCAACTCACCGGCGCACCCGCCGAGTTGTCCGGGCGGAGTGTCGTCGCCCGGCTCGTCCTGGGGTCCACCTTCAACCCGCCGGACCTTCTTTGGTACGCCGTGGGAGCTGTCGTGGGAGGGCTTGCCCACGCCTCGTTCGCACGCCGGCCCGGCCCGCCGTGTCCTTCCGCCTCCGCCCGCGGGTAG
- a CDS encoding DUF2254 domain-containing protein, whose product MLREHLRETFWFAPTVSMILVFVVWALADAVDTLIVDTLREEGDFRSLRALMAIADDAKVIVTTIASAMMTFIGVVFSISLVAVQMAAGNYSPRVVRIFIRSRISKLTFSVFLSTFLLSLLVLSAFESERNPRMVTSVPVVQSILTLLMVALSLLLFIAYVTQTLQLMKVGPVVERVTREAFGALARVPMSAAPGEPLGEETVRISHQGRSGALRDVEVVRLVRVARRHDVVLRLIPRVGDFVVPGTPVLTVHGDADRPLPFAARRVLQSAVSVGVERTFQRDLSFGLRQLTDIGLRALSSSVNDPTTAVQCLDRVVQYLAVVAHRPLGTVYHQDGTGRVRLVQPVSGWEDLVDLGFAELRGCAVGHPQVTRRMMAGLEDLLQLVPPERRAPLERHRDMLVRAVRQSVREPAEGDFALEPDRQGIG is encoded by the coding sequence ATGCTGCGCGAGCATCTGCGCGAGACCTTCTGGTTCGCCCCCACCGTGTCGATGATCCTCGTCTTCGTCGTCTGGGCCCTCGCAGACGCCGTCGACACCCTGATCGTCGACACGTTGCGCGAAGAAGGGGATTTCCGGAGTCTTCGCGCGCTCATGGCGATCGCCGACGACGCCAAGGTCATCGTCACCACGATCGCGTCCGCGATGATGACCTTCATCGGTGTCGTCTTCAGCATCTCCCTCGTCGCCGTGCAGATGGCGGCCGGCAACTACAGCCCCCGCGTCGTGCGCATCTTCATCAGGAGCCGCATCAGCAAGCTCACCTTCTCGGTGTTCCTCTCCACGTTCCTGCTGTCGCTGCTCGTGCTGTCGGCGTTCGAGAGCGAACGCAACCCCCGGATGGTCACGTCCGTGCCGGTGGTGCAGAGCATCCTGACGCTGCTCATGGTCGCGTTGAGTCTGCTGCTGTTCATCGCCTACGTGACGCAGACGCTCCAGCTGATGAAGGTGGGGCCCGTGGTGGAGCGGGTGACCCGGGAGGCGTTCGGGGCGCTGGCGCGTGTGCCGATGTCCGCCGCGCCCGGGGAGCCGCTCGGGGAGGAGACCGTCCGCATCAGTCACCAGGGACGGTCGGGAGCCCTGCGGGACGTCGAAGTCGTCCGGCTCGTGCGCGTGGCCCGGCGCCATGACGTGGTGCTGCGGCTCATCCCCCGGGTCGGGGACTTCGTGGTGCCCGGGACGCCCGTCCTCACGGTCCACGGCGACGCGGACCGGCCACTGCCGTTCGCGGCCCGGCGTGTGCTGCAGTCCGCCGTGTCGGTCGGCGTGGAGCGCACCTTCCAGCGTGACCTGAGCTTCGGGCTGCGGCAATTGACCGACATCGGGCTGCGTGCCCTGTCGTCGTCGGTGAACGACCCGACCACTGCCGTGCAGTGCCTGGACCGGGTCGTGCAGTACCTCGCAGTGGTCGCCCACCGGCCGCTCGGCACGGTGTACCACCAGGACGGGACGGGACGGGTGCGGCTGGTCCAGCCGGTGTCCGGGTGGGAGGACCTCGTCGACCTCGGCTTCGCCGAGCTGCGGGGGTGCGCGGTGGGCCACCCTCAGGTCACGCGGCGCATGATGGCCGGGCTCGAGGACCTGCTCCAACTCGTACCTCCCGAACGGCGTGCGCCGCTCGAACGGCACCGGGACATGCTGGTGCGCGCCGTGCGGCAGTCGGTACGGGAACCGGCCGAAGGCGACTTCGCCCTCGAACCGGACCGTCAGGGCATCGGCTGA
- a CDS encoding class F sortase, which yields MDDTPTTRTTDAAHLPSCKLLVCAGIAGAVLVGGALHEDRPPQPSPAQQRTSAAARPAPERAMPQPPAARPAPERAPQPPAVGPLAPADPVRLLIPAIGVNAPLTRLELNEKGALQPPPAAAPTLAGWYGDGATPGENGTAVTAGHVDTPAGRGVFYRLGALGKGDTIDVVRKDRRTAVFTVDAVEVHDKNDFPDEKVYGDSGRPELRVITCGGDRSSKGGYEGNVVVYATLSAVK from the coding sequence ATGGACGACACCCCGACGACACGGACCACCGACGCGGCCCACCTCCCCTCCTGCAAGCTGCTCGTCTGCGCCGGGATCGCCGGGGCCGTGCTGGTGGGCGGCGCCCTGCACGAGGACCGCCCACCGCAGCCGTCGCCGGCGCAACAGCGGACCTCCGCCGCGGCGCGGCCCGCCCCGGAGCGCGCGATGCCGCAGCCCCCGGCCGCGCGGCCCGCCCCGGAGCGTGCGCCGCAGCCCCCGGCCGTCGGGCCTCTCGCCCCTGCGGATCCCGTCCGCCTGCTGATCCCGGCCATCGGTGTGAACGCCCCTCTGACCCGCCTGGAGTTGAACGAAAAGGGCGCGCTTCAGCCGCCGCCGGCCGCGGCGCCCACCCTCGCCGGCTGGTACGGCGACGGTGCGACCCCGGGCGAGAACGGCACGGCCGTGACCGCCGGACATGTGGACACCCCCGCCGGACGGGGAGTCTTCTACCGGCTCGGGGCGCTCGGCAAGGGCGACACCATCGACGTCGTGCGCAAGGACCGGCGCACAGCCGTCTTCACCGTCGACGCCGTGGAGGTCCACGACAAGAACGACTTCCCGGACGAGAAGGTCTACGGCGATTCCGGCCGGCCCGAGCTGCGGGTGATCACGTGCGGCGGCGACCGGTCCTCGAAAGGCGGCTACGAGGGAAACGTCGTCGTCTACGCGACGCTCAGCGCCGTGAAGTAG
- a CDS encoding sortase has product MRIARTGLKVAVIVGTLALSAPVAAAEGGDIEISPRNAPGSTVTVTTTACGKETYGKGESEAGGQFHLLEGDRKGVLVGEFKLPDDAAPGTDTVTLKCPPRTKVTGTHRIGDRPSGGVDAGFGDTTGNSVQLALGGLLLAGAVAGGVVRTRRGSGGVRS; this is encoded by the coding sequence ATGCGCATCGCCCGTACCGGTCTCAAGGTCGCCGTGATCGTCGGCACCCTCGCACTCTCCGCGCCGGTCGCCGCGGCAGAGGGCGGCGACATCGAGATCAGCCCGCGTAACGCCCCGGGAAGCACGGTCACGGTCACCACCACCGCCTGCGGCAAGGAGACCTACGGCAAGGGGGAGTCGGAGGCGGGTGGACAGTTCCACCTCCTCGAGGGAGACCGGAAAGGCGTCCTGGTGGGCGAGTTCAAGCTGCCCGACGACGCCGCTCCGGGAACCGACACGGTGACCCTGAAGTGCCCTCCGCGTACCAAGGTCACCGGTACCCACCGGATCGGCGACCGCCCCAGCGGAGGGGTCGATGCGGGCTTCGGTGACACCACCGGCAACAGCGTCCAGCTCGCACTCGGCGGGCTGCTCCTCGCCGGAGCGGTCGCCGGCGGGGTGGTCAGGACGCGCCGCGGCTCCGGTGGCGTCCGGTCCTGA